AGCCAAAAAAGCCGACAGAATTTTTCTGGCCCCTGACCCTGACCGCGAAGGCGAGGCCATAGCTTTCCACATTGCCGAATGCCTGAAAAATGCCAATAAACCATTTCACCGGGCTTTATTCCATGAACTCACCAAGAAGGCAATCCTTGTAGCTCTTGAAAACGCTCAAGACCTCAATGTTCCTCTCTTTGAGGCCCAACAGGCCAGAAGAATCCTTGACCGCCTGGTTGGCTATCAGATTTCTCCTTTGCTCTGGGACAAGGTAAAAAGGGGCTTGAGTGCCGGACGCGTTCAGTCAGTTGCCGTTCGAATGGTCTGCGATCGTGAAAATGAAATAGCCGTCTTCCAAACTGATGAGTACTGGTCAATCGGCGCACAGTTGAAAGGTCCTGTTCCTCCTTCTTTTATCGCCTACCTTGATCAGGACAAGGAGATCAAAAAACGCATCTCCACTGAAAGTCAGGCAAATGAAGTTGCACAGGATATTCGCAAATCTTCTTTTACGGTCGCCAAGATTGAAAAGAAAAAGAAAAATAGAAATCCGAGCCCTCCATTTATCACCAGTAGCCTGCAGATCGAAGCGAACAGGAAATTGCGTTTCTCGGCAAAAAAAACCATGACCCTTGCGCAACGATTGTATGAAGGTGTCGAACTCGGTCAGGAGGGCCCCACCGGTCTCATTACCTATATGCGAACCGACTCAACCCGGATTAATGACGAAGCCCTGGTCGCAGTTCGCGCTTTTATTACCGAAACCTACAGCAAAGAATATCTGCCGCCAAAACCCATTATCTATAAAACGAAAAAATCCGCTCAAGACGCCCATGAAGCTATCCGGCCCACCGATGTTTCCCGGACTCCTGAAAAAATGGCTCACCTTCTCGATAAGGACACACTGGCTCTCTATTCCCTGATCTGGAAACGCTTTGTCGCCTGTCAGATGGCCCCGGCCCTTTTTGACCAGACCACTTTCAAAATAACCGCAGGAAAATACAATCTGCGGGTTACGGGTTCTGTGATTCGCTTTCAAGGCTTTCTCGCATTGTACGAGGAAGCGCAGGCAGAAGCCATTGCAAGAAGCGACGCTCCTGACGAAAGCCGCGAAAAAGTCCTGCCCGATCTCAAGGAAGGCGACCGTTGCGAGCTTCTCGATGTGCTGCCCAAACAACATTTCACCCAGCCCCCCCCACGATATTCCGAGGCGACGCTGGTGAAAGCGCTTGAAGAAAACGGTGTGGGCAGACCCAGTACTTATGCCTCAATTCTTTCAACGATTCAGGACAAGGAATACGTGTTGCTTTCCCAACGCCAATTCCGGCCCACCGATCTCGGCAAACTGGTTAATGATCTTTTGGTAAAACACTTCCCCTTGGTTATGAGTGTTGATTTCACTGCCGGCATGGAAAAGAATCTGGACAAGGTGGAGGAAGGAGAAATCCATTGGTTACAGATTCTTAAAGAATTTTATACCCCGTTCAAAGAGACCCTTGATAAAGCCAAAGAAGAAATGAAATCCGTCAAGCGCAGTTCGGTTCCCACGGATATCAACTGCACCTTGTGCGAAGGGAAAATGGCCATCAAATGGGGCAGAAACGGCGAATTTCTCGCCTGCGAAAATTTTCCAGAATGCAAAAGCACCCTGGATTTTACCCGGTCCGACGAAGGCGCGGTTGTTCCGGTTGAACGTGAAGCTGCTGAACAATCTGACGAGATCTGCGAAAAATGCGGCAACCCGATGGTTTATAAAAATGGCCGTTTTGGAAAATTTCTAGCCTGTTCAGGCTATCCGAAATGCAAAAATGTCCGGTCGCAAGGGGTTGGCGTGAAATGCCCGGAACAAGACTGCGACGGTGAAATAGTCCAGAAAATCTCAAAGCGTGGAAAAGTTTTTTACAGTTGCAACAGATATCCTAAATGCACCTTTGCACTATGGGATAAACCGGTCAATAAAAACTGTCCCAGCTGCGGAGCCCTGTTTCTGCTTGAAAAGGAAAGCAAGAAACAAGGTCCTCATCTCAAATGCGCTACCAAGGATTGCGATTATTCCGAAACGCTTTCCGAAGAGGCTCCGGATACTCCATAATATTGGCTTTTCCCTTCTTAATCTCCTGCCGCGCTCTACACTAAAAGGCATAACAATACTGTTACCGGGTTATGTTAACCCGTAAATTTCGCAAACGGAGACGCCTTATACTGGCGGCTACACGGATGAATCGTCTTGCCCGAAGGGTGAACAGTTTTAAATAAAGATTCATGAATTATTTGGGTTAAAGCCTCTGGTTTGCTGCTAGACAATTTCTTCACTAACCTGTTCAATTATTGTGATAAATTCACTTTTTCAGTGTTTCATTTGTTTTAGCTCCCTCCGATAAGTATACTAGGGATTGAATTTCTCCTTAATAGATCTATTTATGTTTATCTTCCGTTCCACAGGAGGGACATATGCTTACCGGAATTTATTCCTCGCTTTCCGGCCTGCTCGGCTTATCACGAAAGGTTGAAACAACTGCCAATAATGTCGCAAATCTCAACACGCCCGGATTTAAGGCAAGCCGGGTCAACCTGGAGGATGCTTCCAGCCCGTCGGTTTCAACCGCTTCAGGGACATCCCAGACCGGCAGGGGCGTTGTTGTCGGCTCGATCAGCAGAACCTTTAATCAAGGCTATCTTGAAAGTTCAGCAAACCCCACCGACATGGCCATCGGCGGGCAAGGTTTTTTTATGCTCCGGCAGCCAGGAGCGAGCGTCGCTGACAAGTTCACCCGATCGGGTGGCTTTCGTTTTGACCAGCAGGGATCACTGGTAACTCCGGAAGGATATCATGTTCAAGGTTGGTCCATTAACCCGGAAACCGGTGATCGTCAGGGCAGCATTGGTGACATTATTCTCGAACAAAACACTCCGCCGGTTGCAACCCATCGAATCGAACAAATTGTAAATCTGGACTCCCGAACACCCAAGGAAAGCACGGATATTAATCTCTATGAGGCCTGGGATGGCAGAAACAGCACTTCAGCAAACCCCTCCGATCCCATTGCAGCCAATAACTATGATTACAAATCCTCTCTTCAGATCCATGATGCTCAAGGAGAGCGGCACGATATTACAATTTATTTTGACAGAACCACTAACGACAATGAGTGGGAATATCTCGTAACTGCAGATCCCCTCCAGGATCAAAGGCGTTTCAATGCAAATCAGCAGGCCGCCTTCCCACCTTTTGACAAAATTACCGCTTCAGATCACAAAGGCGCAGGGGCTTTGATGTATGGCACCCTGAACTTCAATGCATCCGGAGAGATCCGTGATATCTCCGCCTATGATGTTCCTCCAGACGCACAGGTTGATCCCTCTCTCAGCACCAACCGGATTTCCCTGGGAAATTCCGACCCCTATTACAGCTTTCAAACAAATTTTACCGGGGCTGAAAACAATCAGGCAATAGAACTTAATCTGGGGGCTCGTTTCAGCGGACAGGATTCACTATTTCTTGCTGAAAGTCTTGCTACGACGCAATATGCCAATTCATCAACGACGATTTATCAAAATCAGAACGGCTTCGCTGCCGGCAATCTCCAGTCGCTTGCCGTTGGTCCGGATGGAGTTATCAGTGGGCGATACTCAAACGGGCAACAATTACAAAAAGCGCAGGTGGCACTGGCTTCATTCGCTAATCTTCAGGGTCTTAGGTCGGATGGAGGAAACCTCTACAGCCAGACAACCGCATCAGGAGTGCCAATGACCGGCAGCCCGGGCACCGGGGGGTTAGGAAGCATCGCTCCAAACGCTCTAGAGCAATCCAATGTTGAGCTTGCGGAAGAATTGCCCAATCTGATGATTACCAAGAGGTCTTTTCAGGCAAACCTGAAGGTGCTGAAGGCAGAAGATGAGATGTTGGGCAGTCTTTTGGATATAAAGGGATAAAACAGAAAAGATAAACGGGAACGCATCCTCATGAATCAGAGTAAGTGATTTCCCCGTCTTTAATCGTTAACACAGCCTTTCCCCTCATGTGCCAGTCAAGAAAGGGTGAGTTTTTACTTTTCGAAACAACCTGATCTTCCGTGTAAACAAAATCCTTGTCCGGATCAATAACCACCACGTCAGCCGGTCCGCCAACACGGAGGGTGCCGCCCTCCACACCCAGCAAACGGGCGGGGTTCGAAGACAATAATTCCACAAATCTCGTTGCATCAATAGTTCCTTCCCGCACAAGGTTGAGCGCAAGAGGAACAGCGGTTTCGAGCCCGATGATGCCATTGGCCGCCAGATCGAATTCCAGGTCCTTATCAAGGGTGCTGTGAGGGGCATGATCTGTTGCAATTACATCCAGAGTACCGTCAGCAAGGCCTTCTTTAATGGCTGCAATATCGTCGGGACTTCGCAAGGGAGGATTCATTTTGGCCATTGTGTCATAGGAATCAACCGCCTCATCAGTCAATGTAAAATAATGTGGCGCGGTTTCGGCGGTAATCTTGCAACCCCTTTCTTTTGCGCGCCGGATGAGGCTGACGGATTCTCTGGTGCTGACATGGGCAATATGAATCGGTTGACCGGTGTATTCCGCCAGGGACAAATCCCGGTAAATCATGATTTCTTCCGCGACCCGAGGTATGCCCCGCAATCCAAGCCTGGTTGATTGATACCCCTCGTTCATTACACCGAGATGACTGAGGGTCTTTTCTTCTGAGTGTGAAATAACCAGCAATTTGAAATGAGAAGAGTATTCAAGGGCCCGCCTCATGAGCTGACTGTTTTCAACAGGACAGCCGTCATCGGATATAGCAACGACTCCGGCCTCTTTCATTTCTCCATATTCAGCAAGAGTTTCACCCCGACCAAACTTGCTGATGGCCCCCACCGGATACACCTTGGCGCTGCAGTTTCTGGCCTTGGAGAGGATCTGGGCAGTTACCGCCCAGGAATCATTAAACGGCTTGGTGTTCGGCATACAGGCAACTGCGGTAAAACCCCCTGCTGCGGCTGCCCGGGTGCCGCTGGCAATGGTTTCCTTATATTCTTCTCCGGGTTCCCGTAGATGGACATGCATATCGATGAGTCCTGGAATGACCCACTTGCCGCCCACATCAAATTTTCGCGTTCCTCGTGGAGCCGAAAGCTTCTTGCCGAAAAAAAGTCTCGAAACACGGCCGTTTTCAAGCAACAGAGAGCCGTTTTGATCAATACCGTTTGCTGGGTCAATAATTCGACCATTTACTAATAAAATCGGTGTGTTGTTGACAGATTCCACCATCAATCCCCTCCCATAATCAGATACAACAGGGCCATCCGCACAGCCACACCGTTTGTAACCTGGTCAATTATTACTGATTGTTTCCCGTCAGCTAATTCCGGGTCCAACTCCACACCACGATTGATCGGCCCGGGATGCATGATTATAGCGTCCGGTTTTGCTTTTTTCATGATTTTCGGGGTAATGCCAAAATAATTTGCATACTCACGTAAAGACGGCAACAGGGGATCTTTCTGCCGTTCGTGTTGTATCCTCAAAGTCATAACTACATCCGCTCCGGAAACTGCATCTTCGACTGTTGCGGCGACCTTTGCGCCCAATCTCTCAACGGCAGCGGGAAGAAGCGTTTTGGGTCCGCAGACCACAACCTCGGCGCCCATTTTGGAAAAGCCGATTATATTGGAATGCGCTACCCGGCTGTGGGCAATATCGCCGATAATCGCCACCCTTAAGCCGTTGATATCTCCTTTCTTTTCACGAACAGTCATTAAGTCGAGCAATCCCTGGCTTGGGTGTTCGTGGGTACCGTCCCCGGCATTGATGACCGAAGCCTTGATGTGTTTGCTTAATAGCCTGGGCGACCCGGAGCAGGAATGCCTGAAAATAATGACATCGGGTTTCATTGCCGCGAGATTTTTTGCTGTATCGATGAGGGATTCACCCTTGGTAGTGCTACTCAGGGCAACAGATATATTAAATGTATCGGCGCTCATTCTTTTGGCGGCAATTTCAAAAGAAAGGCGGGTTCGGGTGCTGGGTTCAAAAAACAGGCTGATAACCGTTTTACCACGCAGAGTAGGAACTTTCTTGATGGAGCGAGTAGATATTTCTTTCAGGGAATCCGCTGTTTGAAGGATCAACTCAATATCAGCAACTGATAAATCCTCCAGGCTCAAAATATGCTTATGAATAAAGCGATACTCGGAATCCATTAGTTACCTTTTCATCTTATTAGGATTTGTGTTTTGCCTGCAGATGCCAAAAAACATCATCAACGAATAATATCTCCTATGCGTTTCCAACGAACTGAAAATTCTTCACTGTTCCAGGACCAGTAAAGCATAAAGGCTTTGCCTTTTACTTTGGTCAAGTCGACAAAATGCCAGAACCGGCTATCGTGACTGTTGTCCCGGTTGTCGCCCATGACAAACAAGGAGTTTGCAGGAACTGTCTGGGGTCCAAAATTGTCCCTTTCGCCGGGCAAAATCTTCGGATCAAGAAAAATCGTGCTTGCCACTTCAAATAATTTTTCATTAACATACACCTTTTTATCTTTAATCTCAATCCGATCGCCTTCGGTTGCAATGACTCTTTTAATGAAATCCTGGGAAGGATTTACCGGATACTTGAAAACAATGACATCTCCTCGTTCTGGCTGCCCTAAAGAAATCCAGGTATGCCCGCTTAAAGGATTCTTGATGCCATAGCAAAATTTATTCACGAGGATGTGATCGCCTATTAATAATGTAGGTATCATGGAGCCCGACGGAATTTTAAAAGCCTGAACGATAAATGTTCTGATGAATAACGCCAGAATAAGCGCAATCAATATGGCTTCTACATATTCTCTGACAACTGATTTCCGATTCGTTTTCTGGATATCTTCTTCCAACAATCCAACCTCATTTTTTTGTTTGCTGTACTTGCTTCCGAATAAATAAAACCCACTGATAGGTACTCCAAAATGTATTAAAAAACAAGAAGATTACCCGCTTCCGAGATATGGAATGTTAGTAGTTAGAAAAATTAATTCTCTGTACAGTCGAATAAAAACGCTTCTTTACCTGAGCATTGTATCTTTTGTGCGCTCGCAGAATAAAGGCCTTAGACTGATATTCCATATTGCACTACCTGTTGTATACATTAGTCAATGCAACACAAAATATAGCTCACTATTGGAATTATATATTTTTTAGGCGTTTTGATTTTCATACGCCCTTCCTGCATAAATTCAAATTTACTGAATATTTTTAGCCAACTAGCCCCCATTAGAATATATTTCCCATTGACACCGAGAAAATTTTGTGCCTCTACTGCAATAGACACTTATTATTAATTTTTATTTTATTTTATTACTCCAATACGATTTCTTGAAGCTCAAAGCAAAACCAACAAGTTACAATTGTACAATATATAGTATTAGAAAATTGACATACGCCCAACATATGGAAAAACATGAAAACAAACCACCTGAATAGGGGCCATTAAACCTAATTTTAAAACGGCTGATTTTCTATTTTTCCCAATGTTTTTGAAGAGGTATAAACAAAAAAATATTTTTTTCCGCTTGACAATTTTTTTCAGATATGTCTCTAATGCAGTAACAGGCTACTGATGATATCAATCATTAAAATTGTGAATCAGATGAATTCTCATACTAATGAAAAAACCAAAGCAATAAATACGGACTTGATAATCATCCAATCAATACAAGCAGAATTCCTCCAGGACTAAAAACTATGGGTGGATTCAAACTTCCATCAATCAATTTTAATTTACCGGCTATCCTGAAAGGCCAGAAGCTTTCTGTCGGGCTTGACATAGGATCTCATGCCGTCAAGATTTGCGAACTTGCCGCAACCAGTACTGGTTACAAGGTTTTGAGTGTCGGCAGCGCAAGACTTCCTGAAAATGCCGTTGAAGACGGGGTGCTTCAGGACCCTGCTGCCGTGGCAAAAGTAATATCAACACTGATAGGCAACCTAAAGCTTCGAGGGAAAAAAGTTGCCATATCCATTTCCGGTTATTCAGTCATCGTAAAAAAAATCAACCTTAACGTAATGACTGAATCCGAACTTGAAAGACACATTGATGAAGAGGCTGAACAATATATTCCTTTTGACAAAGATGACGTCTACCAGGATTTCCAGGATCTTCACACCAACACCGCCGAAGAAGACCGAACCGATGTAATGCTTGTTGCGGCCAAAAAGGATGTTGTTGATGCATATCTAGATATGCTTCGCAACGTCGGCCTTAAGACCGTTATCGTTGATGTAGATGCCTTTGCTCTGGAAAACGCATACGAAGCAAATTTCGGCCAGGCCGAAAACGTTGCCTTGGTTGATATCGGCGCTTCCAAAATGAACATCAATATAATTTCAAAGGGCGCGTCGATTCTTGCCCGTGACGTAATCCTTGGAAGTCGCCTGCTTACCGAACAGATACAGAATCGGCTCGACATCCCCTATGAGGATGCCGAAGCTCTTAAAATCGGCATCATTCCTCCCGGCGACAAACACGAAATACTTGAAGAAATATTTGTCAACATATGTACACAATGGGTTACTGAAATAAAAAGAGCATTGGATTTTTACTCTTCGAATTACCCTGATGAACCGGTTTCCAAGCTTGTGTTAAGCGGCGGCGGCGCAAAAGTAAAAGGCCTTTGTGACTTTTTTCACAAAGAAACCGGCATAAATGTTGAAGTGTTTAACCCATTCAGCGGCACCTCTTCGGATCCGAACAAAATTGATGCGGAATACTTAAAAAACCTTGCCCCTGAAATGGCTTTGTCTTCTGGTCTTGCCACAAGACCGGTAGCCATATGAATTAAGGTGTTAGAGCAACCATGGTCAGGATAAATCTTTTACCAGTAAAGCAAATCAAAAAAAGGTTGCGAACCAGAAACGAGTTTTTTGCGTTTCTGGGTTCCCTGATAATCCTATTCGCAGGTATCGCCCTTTTCGGTGCGGGCATAAGCATGAAAATTAATGGCCTGAAGGCCGAGAAAAAACAACTTGAGAACCAAAAAGCCTCCTATCAACAAACCATTAAACTTATTGATAAATACAAGGCGGATAAGGTTAAACTCGAGAAAAAGCTGAATGCAATAAAAGAGTTAAAACAGGGATCCCTCATATCGGTAAGAATTCTCGATGAGATTGCCAATATAACGCCTAATGACCGACTTTGGATCCAGTCATTTAGCATGTCTCAGAATAGCATTAAGATTTCCGGCATAGCATTGGATAACGCAACCATTGCTCAATACATGAAAAGCGTAAACAATTCGGAATACTTTGAAAACGCAACTCTTTCGGGCACGACACATACTGCAGTTGCAGGGAGAAGTCTCAAGTCCTTCTCCCTGTCGTTTAAAATAATTGAACAAAGCACCGAAAAACAGCAACCCTAAGCGAATAACAAAATGAGTAAAGAAACATTCAAATCAGCATTTGACAAGTTCCTCGAAACCAAGGTTGGGCGGCTTGACACAAAGGTGAAGCTCGCAATTTGCGCAGCTGCATGGGTTGTGCCGATCCTGCTTTTTGTTTTTCTTTTTGTATCACCAAAAAACAACGACATTCGATCACTAAACTCTCAGAAAGCTAAACTTGAAAAAGAAATCGCCGAAGCTGCAGCCGTTGCTGCTGGAATTGATGGACATAAAAAAGAAATGCAAAAGACCGAGCTTTACTTCAAGGTGGCTTCCTTGCTTTTACCTCAGCAGCAGGAAATCCCCGGCCTTTTAACCAATATTTCCGGCGAAGGTACAAACTCCGGTCTTAACATTATGAGCTTTACCCCGGGCGGCGAATCTCCCAAAGAGTTTTATGCAACTATACCTATAACTTTGGATGTACGAGGGCCATATCACAATATTGGTCTTTTTCTGGATAAAATAAGTAAACTTCCCCGTATTGTAATGCTGACCAGCCTTACAATGTCTTCCCCAAGCATGGTGGAAGGAGAAATGATGTTGAGCAGTAAACTCACTTTAATGACTTACAGATTTATTGATAAGGGCAATGAAAGTTAACGAAAAACAATATTTAAAGGCACACACTGTGTTGTCAATGAGGAATACTCTTGCGATAGGGTGTACAAGAGTAATCCTTTTTGCTGCTTGCCTGCTTGTCTTTGGCGCTGGTTTGTTTCCCTTTAATTGCCGAAGCGCTGCTGCGCAACAGGAACCAGAAACAGACATGACTCCCGAGGAAATCCAAACTATACTTGATGAACTCTTTCAATCCGAGGGGAGCGATTTCACTTATACAAGCGAAGGACGCTCTGATCCCTTTGTTCCATTTGTCACAGATAGCTCACAATCCTCGTCAGCAAAAAGCGATGACGTTGTTCTGATCGGACTCAGGAAGTATGAGCCTGGGCAACTCCAACTCGTAGCCATAGTATTTGCAGAAAACGATCCTATTGCAATGGTACAAGACTCCCTTGGCAAAGGTTATATTCTCCACCGGGGCACTAAAATCGGCCGAACCGGGGAAGTAGAGGATATCTCCCCTAATGTTATAACAATAAAACAGATGGTTTCCACTCCAACACGGAAACAACGGTATAAGACAATCGAAATGATTTTACGGAAAGAGGGGGATAAAAGGCAATGACCCTGATTTTGCAAACAAAATACTGGTTAGTTTTCCCGGTTGCTTTGTTGCTTCTTTTTACTTTTACTACATCAGAAGCTGAAACAACACCGGCAATTCCACACAATTCCTATAAGATTACAAATCTTCAATGGGAACAAACCGCGGATGAATTCCTGCTCCGGATACAAGGTGAGACCCTCCCCACCTACACAATATATGAATTATTTGATCCGATGCGGATCATTATTGATATAGCTGATGCAGGAATCAGCGAGGATGTTTCGCTTCCACTTGATCTGCCCCACGGCCCGGTGACACAGGTTAACGGACAAATTCTGGGAAATAAAGAGCCTGCAATCGCCCGCATAGAAGTTTTTCTTTCCAAGGACCAAGCCTATTCCGTTGAAAAGGAAGACAATGATATTCTAATAAAATTTGCCAAGGTTCTTGCAACAGAAGAAATTAAACAGCAACAGGAAGCTAAGGAACTCAAGAGTACGGAAGATCCGTTTCTGGCTGTGAAAAACCAGCAGGTATCAGGAATCAAGCTTGCCTCCACAATATCCTCAATTGATATTGAAAAATCCGCTTCGGAAACCCGGGTATATATAAAAGCGGATGGCCCGATTATTAAATTTGAAAATGTCGCGCTTGAAAAAACTGAAGGCCGGCCTCATAGAATGTATATTGATATTGGTAACGTCAAACCTAAAGGCTTGACGGCGTTCCAAGAAGTCGGTTCCACTTTGGCTCGTATCAGAACCGCACCACGCGAAAATGGCGTGCGGATAGTCTTTGATTCAGCTCTTGGCCGTCTTTTTACTTATGATACCGCTTCCATGTCTGACGGTTTACTTGTCGTAATCCAGGAATCTCCGGATGAAATTATTGCTGAGGCGGCAAAATTGCCTACCTCTATGGTAGAACCCGGCAAGGACATACAAGAAGCAGCAACCAGCTCAGCGACACCGGTTAAACCGCTCGTTGAAGGCCTGCCTGCAAAAAAACCAACCAAAACGGAAGACGCGACCGCAGCCTTATTAGATGATTTCTCTTTTTCCGGTTACACGCAGAAAAGAATAACTGTTGATTTTTACAAAATTGATCTCCACAACGTCTTCCGCCTTATCGGAGATATCAGCGGCTTAAATATAGTCGTTGCAGAAGGCGTTGGCGGAAGCCTCACTTTGGCCCTAAGTGATGTTCCTTGGGATTTTGCCCTTGATATCATTTTGAACTTGAAAGACCTTCAAAAAGAGGAGCGCTTCAACACCATTGTTATTTCACCGAAAAGCAAATCTTTTTCTTGGCCCAAAAGAGCAACGGACAACTTGGCCATCAAGGCCGACGATAAAGTCATGGACCAAATCCAGAAAGAAGAAGATAGCAAAACTGACTCGATCAGCGTAAAAAATAAATTTGAACAACCCAAGGCTGTTGTAGAGGCTAAAAAACTCATTCTCCTTGCGCAAAGCAGGGAAAATGCTGGGGATCCGGAACAGGCCCTGTCGCTTTTTGAAGATGCCTATTCCTTATGGCCTGACAACGGGCAACTTGCCACGAGAATTGCATCACTTTGTCTGGTGCAGTTAGGGTTGAACGCAAAGGCTGTCCATTATGCCAAGGCGGCTCTTCAAATCGACCAAAATGACAAGGAAGCAGCGCTTCAGGCAGCAATTGGCCTGGCAAGCATGAAAAAGACCGACAAGGCTAGGGAATATTTTGATCTGGCCATAAACACCCCGCTACCTTCAAGTGAAGCCTTGGCAAGCTATGCCTCTTTTTATGAAGAAAATAGAGAGTATGACTCTGCATTATCCCTACTCGCCCGTCATGAGGAACTCTATGGCGACAACCTTGACACAATGATCAGCACAGCCAGAGTGAATGATAAAATGGGTAATGATAGTCAAGCTGTTAAGGAATACAAAGCGATACTTCTTTCCGGATTTGAAATGCCTCCTGATTTATTAAAATATATTAAAGGCCGAATCTCCATGGCCACTAATTAATACACGTAAAGAGGAAAATGATGAAAACATTTAAGTGCATGTGTAAGGCATGCATCATCACACTTCTCAGCATTGGTATTTTTTCCTGTGCTCCTGCAACTGCACCTCCTCCAAGTGCAGCTCAGGCAGCAAATACGCCACAAATGAAGGCCCTGCCCGAAGACGGCAAGGCCATGAAATCATCACCGACTCGGCTCCCAATGGCTTCTTCTGATGATGATTCTCCCATGCCTATCAGGTATCAAAAGCCTTCTTATCAGGTGACAAGAAAAGGTGTTACTGATGAGCTTGGAAAAACCAAAGACGATTTTAAAGTTCTGGTTGGCGCCGACATTTCTTCAAAAACCGGGGCCGTTCCTCTGCGGGATATCCTGAAACGCCTGGCTGCCCTCAAAAACATGAATGTCAGCTGGTCCAGCGATGTAGACCAGTATGTGTTGGTCGATGTTGACATCAGAGCTGAAGAC
The window above is part of the Pseudomonadota bacterium genome. Proteins encoded here:
- the lepB gene encoding signal peptidase I, which codes for MEEDIQKTNRKSVVREYVEAILIALILALFIRTFIVQAFKIPSGSMIPTLLIGDHILVNKFCYGIKNPLSGHTWISLGQPERGDVIVFKYPVNPSQDFIKRVIATEGDRIEIKDKKVYVNEKLFEVASTIFLDPKILPGERDNFGPQTVPANSLFVMGDNRDNSHDSRFWHFVDLTKVKGKAFMLYWSWNSEEFSVRWKRIGDIIR
- a CDS encoding flagellar hook protein FlgE; translation: MLTGIYSSLSGLLGLSRKVETTANNVANLNTPGFKASRVNLEDASSPSVSTASGTSQTGRGVVVGSISRTFNQGYLESSANPTDMAIGGQGFFMLRQPGASVADKFTRSGGFRFDQQGSLVTPEGYHVQGWSINPETGDRQGSIGDIILEQNTPPVATHRIEQIVNLDSRTPKESTDINLYEAWDGRNSTSANPSDPIAANNYDYKSSLQIHDAQGERHDITIYFDRTTNDNEWEYLVTADPLQDQRRFNANQQAAFPPFDKITASDHKGAGALMYGTLNFNASGEIRDISAYDVPPDAQVDPSLSTNRISLGNSDPYYSFQTNFTGAENNQAIELNLGARFSGQDSLFLAESLATTQYANSSTTIYQNQNGFAAGNLQSLAVGPDGVISGRYSNGQQLQKAQVALASFANLQGLRSDGGNLYSQTTASGVPMTGSPGTGGLGSIAPNALEQSNVELAEELPNLMITKRSFQANLKVLKAEDEMLGSLLDIKG
- a CDS encoding aspartate carbamoyltransferase catalytic subunit, coding for MDSEYRFIHKHILSLEDLSVADIELILQTADSLKEISTRSIKKVPTLRGKTVISLFFEPSTRTRLSFEIAAKRMSADTFNISVALSSTTKGESLIDTAKNLAAMKPDVIIFRHSCSGSPRLLSKHIKASVINAGDGTHEHPSQGLLDLMTVREKKGDINGLRVAIIGDIAHSRVAHSNIIGFSKMGAEVVVCGPKTLLPAAVERLGAKVAATVEDAVSGADVVMTLRIQHERQKDPLLPSLREYANYFGITPKIMKKAKPDAIIMHPGPINRGVELDPELADGKQSVIIDQVTNGVAVRMALLYLIMGGD
- a CDS encoding pilus assembly protein PilM, which codes for MGGFKLPSINFNLPAILKGQKLSVGLDIGSHAVKICELAATSTGYKVLSVGSARLPENAVEDGVLQDPAAVAKVISTLIGNLKLRGKKVAISISGYSVIVKKINLNVMTESELERHIDEEAEQYIPFDKDDVYQDFQDLHTNTAEEDRTDVMLVAAKKDVVDAYLDMLRNVGLKTVIVDVDAFALENAYEANFGQAENVALVDIGASKMNINIISKGASILARDVILGSRLLTEQIQNRLDIPYEDAEALKIGIIPPGDKHEILEEIFVNICTQWVTEIKRALDFYSSNYPDEPVSKLVLSGGGAKVKGLCDFFHKETGINVEVFNPFSGTSSDPNKIDAEYLKNLAPEMALSSGLATRPVAI
- the topA gene encoding type I DNA topoisomerase is translated as MAKSLIIVESPAKARTLQRYLGNSYEVKASVGHIRDLPVKTLGVDTEHDFKPQYVTIRGKSKIIEELKRSAKKADRIFLAPDPDREGEAIAFHIAECLKNANKPFHRALFHELTKKAILVALENAQDLNVPLFEAQQARRILDRLVGYQISPLLWDKVKRGLSAGRVQSVAVRMVCDRENEIAVFQTDEYWSIGAQLKGPVPPSFIAYLDQDKEIKKRISTESQANEVAQDIRKSSFTVAKIEKKKKNRNPSPPFITSSLQIEANRKLRFSAKKTMTLAQRLYEGVELGQEGPTGLITYMRTDSTRINDEALVAVRAFITETYSKEYLPPKPIIYKTKKSAQDAHEAIRPTDVSRTPEKMAHLLDKDTLALYSLIWKRFVACQMAPALFDQTTFKITAGKYNLRVTGSVIRFQGFLALYEEAQAEAIARSDAPDESREKVLPDLKEGDRCELLDVLPKQHFTQPPPRYSEATLVKALEENGVGRPSTYASILSTIQDKEYVLLSQRQFRPTDLGKLVNDLLVKHFPLVMSVDFTAGMEKNLDKVEEGEIHWLQILKEFYTPFKETLDKAKEEMKSVKRSSVPTDINCTLCEGKMAIKWGRNGEFLACENFPECKSTLDFTRSDEGAVVPVEREAAEQSDEICEKCGNPMVYKNGRFGKFLACSGYPKCKNVRSQGVGVKCPEQDCDGEIVQKISKRGKVFYSCNRYPKCTFALWDKPVNKNCPSCGALFLLEKESKKQGPHLKCATKDCDYSETLSEEAPDTP
- a CDS encoding dihydroorotase, with the translated sequence MVESVNNTPILLVNGRIIDPANGIDQNGSLLLENGRVSRLFFGKKLSAPRGTRKFDVGGKWVIPGLIDMHVHLREPGEEYKETIASGTRAAAAGGFTAVACMPNTKPFNDSWAVTAQILSKARNCSAKVYPVGAISKFGRGETLAEYGEMKEAGVVAISDDGCPVENSQLMRRALEYSSHFKLLVISHSEEKTLSHLGVMNEGYQSTRLGLRGIPRVAEEIMIYRDLSLAEYTGQPIHIAHVSTRESVSLIRRAKERGCKITAETAPHYFTLTDEAVDSYDTMAKMNPPLRSPDDIAAIKEGLADGTLDVIATDHAPHSTLDKDLEFDLAANGIIGLETAVPLALNLVREGTIDATRFVELLSSNPARLLGVEGGTLRVGGPADVVVIDPDKDFVYTEDQVVSKSKNSPFLDWHMRGKAVLTIKDGEITYSDS